Within the Risungbinella massiliensis genome, the region GTTCTCTATCCTTCTGAGCAATTTTCTCCTCTATATATTTCTTTAAGTGAGGTTTTGTGAGGTTTTCGTATCCTGTTTCCTTGGCCGTTTTCTTGCTATAACCTGCTTTTATTGCGGACTCCGCAGCGTTTCCAGTCTCGATATAATAATCACAAAAAGCCTTTTGTTTAGAAGTAAGTTTGCTCACCTCAACCTCACCACCTCGCCTTTTTCATATCGTTTACACTAAAAAACCACCTGTTAAGGTGGCTATGCTCCAAGGATTTGTTTTTTCTTTTGGTTAAACTCTTCTTCTGTTAGGATGCCTTGATCTCTTAATTTCGCTAGTTTCTCCAATGCCTCTATTTCACCCATAATAGGAGCTGCTGATGAAACCCTATTAATATTGGCCAATCGTTGATCTATTGCGGTCTTTAATTCCTCAAACTCTTTTTGTTTCCAAGGTCTGAATATAACGCTGTTTTCATGTTTGGCAACTTTAACAATGGTACTGCCTTTTTGTTCTTTACCACCAGAGAAAACAAACTCAATATATCCATCTGAGACTTTCGATGCCTTTTTCAGTTGTACAGCAGTTATAGAAGATAAATAAATCTCTTTACTACCTCTTAATCCATTTATCCATGCCATTATACCTTTACGATGAATAATCACTTTATCGTCCGTTAATTCGATAGTCGCATTTATGCCCTTTGCTATCAAGTGAACCCCTCCTGTTGTCTATGGAGAGATTCGTTACATTTAATCAGTTTACCTTTTAGGACTCTTCTGGATCAGTGTAATTTCTTTTCATCTTTGTCTCTCCTTTCTAGTTGCTCGAACGAGATCAGCTCCCCGTACCACTTATCAAACATCACCTGATACACTTCGAGCTTCTTGTTCACATCGTATATAACGCCTGTCCTATTACCAACTCTCACCTTCTCTCCTTGCTTGTATATCGGTTGCATTGTCTCCGCCTCCTATTGTCTATGCTTTAACCCCATACTCTCTAGAAAAAACATCAATCCACCAGTAATCCCTTTTCTTTTTGATTTCTTTTCATGTTCGAAAAAATGCCCAGCCTCATGC harbors:
- a CDS encoding SHOCT domain-containing protein — its product is MIAKGINATIELTDDKVIIHRKGIMAWINGLRGSKEIYLSSITAVQLKKASKVSDGYIEFVFSGGKEQKGSTIVKVAKHENSVIFRPWKQKEFEELKTAIDQRLANINRVSSAAPIMGEIEALEKLAKLRDQGILTEEEFNQKKKQILGA